A genome region from Anopheles stephensi strain Indian chromosome 2, UCI_ANSTEP_V1.0, whole genome shotgun sequence includes the following:
- the LOC118505761 gene encoding REST corepressor 3 isoform X1: MVLAERTAEGGVRNGKRSRGPSPNGHAGAGVVTTSGAGGAATDSSSDDENSRKNGNTSKATKAKSEYEEKIRVGRDYQAVCPELIAPTERKPEQLNDRALLVWSPTKEIPDDKLEDYITVAKEKYGYNGEQALGMLFWHKHDLERAILDLANFTPFPDEWSAEDRVLFEQAFQFHGKSFHRIRQMLPDKSIASLVKFYYSWKKTRSRTSVMDRQEKMKKNDSSENGSDHGSNEESDNEDKSTSNSTTAGGSNSAAGNGNGNVPNNGSAAGGSNKGNEAENESNGNSGGGAGATNEGSLNCAGCGVTCSEVHASSHGKLCGSCYHHWRRTGVLRPTTGPSFMNKRTRGSNILGKSGDSHKRRPPKGMYINHDDIVRLASTAQNGGDGIVGGGGGGDGVGGIVEGNNDGGGYRKGIQSNDLLASMDREIVSLLTQIQNNKQKGSGLKRKIDDVLELLKSPEVSSVRLNSRWNHEELMLAVQGVRMYGRDFQAIADTLGSKTETQVRTFFMNYRRRFNLDAVLKEFEATNAAAAAAVGAAGEVPLDQTKASAAEMRMAPESGTAGGGGTAAIGTAAATATTATTGDNEGIDPHKTDRSCEKEKQDSAVSAAEDVEIMEVK, encoded by the exons ATGGTTCTAGCGGAACGTACGGCGGAGGGCGGTGTGCGGAATGGGAAGCGATCGCGCGGCCCAAGCCCTAACGGTCATGCGGGTGCCGGGGTGGTCACCACTTCCGGGGCAGGTGGTGCCGCTACCGATTCCAGCTCGGATGACGAAAACT CGCGCAAAAACGGCAACACTTCGAAGGCAACCAAAGCCAAGAGCGAATATGAAG AGAAAATCCGTGTGGGTCGTGATTATCAGGCCGTCTGCCCGGAGCTTATCGCACCGACCGAGCGCAAACCGGAACAGTTGAACGATCGGGCGCTGCTCGTGTGGTCACCGACGAAGGAAATTCCAGATGACAAAT TGGAAGACTACATCACCGTTGCAAAGGAGAAGTACGGCTACAATGGGGAACAGGCGCTCGGGATGCTGTTCTGGCACAAGCACGATCTGGAGCGTGCGATACTGGATCTGGCCAACTTCACGCCCTTCCCGGACGAATGGTCCGCGGAGGATCGGGTACTGTTCGAGCAGGCGTTCCAGTTCCACGGGAAAAGTTTCCACCGCATTCGGCAAATG CTTCCGGACAAATCGATCGCAAGCCTAGTGAAATTTTACTACTCGTGGAAAAAGACCCGCAGCAGAACGAGCGTGATGGATCGGCaggaaaagatgaaaaagaaCGACAGCTCGGAGAACGGAAGTGACCACGGCAGTAACGAAGAGTCAGACAATGAGGATAAG TCGACGTCGAACAGTACGACAGCCGGAGGATCAAACAGTGCTGCTGGGAATGGCAACGGGAACGTACCGAACAATGGGTCGGCGGCCGGTGGTAGTAACAAAGGCAATGAAGCCGAGAACGAAAGCAATGGCAATTCCGGTGGCGGCGCAGGGGCGACTAACGAGGGCTCACTCAATTGTGCCGGATGTGGGGTGACGTGCAGCGAAGTGCATGCGTCCTCTCACGGAAAGCTCTGTGGCAGCTGCTACCATCACTGGAG ACGCACCGGTGTGCTGCGCCCAACGACTGGCCCGTCCTTTATGAACAAACGCACCCGGGGCTCGAACATACTGGGCAAAAGTGGCGACAGCCACAAGCGCCGACCGCCCAAAGGAATGTACATTAACCACGACGACATAGTGCGGTTGGCCAGTACCGCCCAGAACGGTGGTGATGGTAtcgttggtggtggcggcggtggcgacGGCGTTGGTGGTATCGTCGAGGGCAACAACGATGGTGGCGGCTACAGGAAAGGCATCCAGAGTAACGACCTGCTGGCCAGCATGGATCGGGAAATCGTTTCACTATTGACGCAA ATTCAGAACAACAAGCAAAAGGGAAGTGGACTCAAGCGCAAGATAGACGATGTGCTGGAGCTACTGAAGTCACCGGAGGTGAGCTCGGTCCGCTTGAACTCCCGTTGGAACCACGAGGAGCTAATGCTAGCGGTGCAAGGCGTGCGCATGTATGGGCGCGATTTCCAG gccaTTGCCGACACGCTCGGGTCGAAAACTGAAACGCAAGTGCGCACTTTTTTCATGAACTATCGGCGCCGGTTTAATCTGGACGCTGTGCTGAAGGAATTTGAAGCTAccaacgctgctgctgctgccgccgttGGTGCCGCCGGCGAGGTTCCGCTCGATCAGACGAAAGCGTCCGCCGCCGAAATGAGGATGGCACCGGAGTCGGGTACTGCTGGGGGAGGAGGTACGGCAGCGAtcggtactgctgctgctactgctactaccgCTACTACTGGTGACAACGAAGGCATCGATCCGCACAAAACCGATCGTTCGTGTGAGAAGGAAAAGCAGGATAGTGCGGTGTCCGCCGCGGAGGATGTCGAGATAATGGAGGTTAAATGA
- the LOC118505761 gene encoding REST corepressor 3 isoform X2 has translation MVLAERTAEGGVRNGKRSRGPSPNGHAGAGVVTTSGAGGAATDSSSDDENSRKNGNTSKATKAKSEYEEKIRVGRDYQAVCPELIAPTERKPEQLNDRALLVWSPTKEIPDDKLEDYITVAKEKYGYNGEQALGMLFWHKHDLERAILDLANFTPFPDEWSAEDRVLFEQAFQFHGKSFHRIRQMLPDKSIASLVKFYYSWKKTRSRTSVMDRQEKMKKNDSSENGSDHGSNEESDNEDKSTSNSTTAGGSNSAAGNGNGNVPNNGSAAGGSNKGNEAENESNGNSGGGAGATNEGSLNCAGCGVTCSEVHASSHGKLCGSCYHHWRRTGVLRPTTGPSFMNKRTRGSNILGKSGDSHKRRPPKGMYINHDDIVRLASTAQNGGDGIVGGGGGGDGVGGIVEGNNDGGGYRKGIQSNDLLASMDREIVSLLTQIQNNKQKGSGLKRKIDDVLELLKSPEVSSVRLNSRWNHEELMLAVQGVRMYGRDFQVTIDRHPLAKQTKKKGSKGHCRHARVEN, from the exons ATGGTTCTAGCGGAACGTACGGCGGAGGGCGGTGTGCGGAATGGGAAGCGATCGCGCGGCCCAAGCCCTAACGGTCATGCGGGTGCCGGGGTGGTCACCACTTCCGGGGCAGGTGGTGCCGCTACCGATTCCAGCTCGGATGACGAAAACT CGCGCAAAAACGGCAACACTTCGAAGGCAACCAAAGCCAAGAGCGAATATGAAG AGAAAATCCGTGTGGGTCGTGATTATCAGGCCGTCTGCCCGGAGCTTATCGCACCGACCGAGCGCAAACCGGAACAGTTGAACGATCGGGCGCTGCTCGTGTGGTCACCGACGAAGGAAATTCCAGATGACAAAT TGGAAGACTACATCACCGTTGCAAAGGAGAAGTACGGCTACAATGGGGAACAGGCGCTCGGGATGCTGTTCTGGCACAAGCACGATCTGGAGCGTGCGATACTGGATCTGGCCAACTTCACGCCCTTCCCGGACGAATGGTCCGCGGAGGATCGGGTACTGTTCGAGCAGGCGTTCCAGTTCCACGGGAAAAGTTTCCACCGCATTCGGCAAATG CTTCCGGACAAATCGATCGCAAGCCTAGTGAAATTTTACTACTCGTGGAAAAAGACCCGCAGCAGAACGAGCGTGATGGATCGGCaggaaaagatgaaaaagaaCGACAGCTCGGAGAACGGAAGTGACCACGGCAGTAACGAAGAGTCAGACAATGAGGATAAG TCGACGTCGAACAGTACGACAGCCGGAGGATCAAACAGTGCTGCTGGGAATGGCAACGGGAACGTACCGAACAATGGGTCGGCGGCCGGTGGTAGTAACAAAGGCAATGAAGCCGAGAACGAAAGCAATGGCAATTCCGGTGGCGGCGCAGGGGCGACTAACGAGGGCTCACTCAATTGTGCCGGATGTGGGGTGACGTGCAGCGAAGTGCATGCGTCCTCTCACGGAAAGCTCTGTGGCAGCTGCTACCATCACTGGAG ACGCACCGGTGTGCTGCGCCCAACGACTGGCCCGTCCTTTATGAACAAACGCACCCGGGGCTCGAACATACTGGGCAAAAGTGGCGACAGCCACAAGCGCCGACCGCCCAAAGGAATGTACATTAACCACGACGACATAGTGCGGTTGGCCAGTACCGCCCAGAACGGTGGTGATGGTAtcgttggtggtggcggcggtggcgacGGCGTTGGTGGTATCGTCGAGGGCAACAACGATGGTGGCGGCTACAGGAAAGGCATCCAGAGTAACGACCTGCTGGCCAGCATGGATCGGGAAATCGTTTCACTATTGACGCAA ATTCAGAACAACAAGCAAAAGGGAAGTGGACTCAAGCGCAAGATAGACGATGTGCTGGAGCTACTGAAGTCACCGGAGGTGAGCTCGGTCCGCTTGAACTCCCGTTGGAACCACGAGGAGCTAATGCTAGCGGTGCAAGGCGTGCGCATGTATGGGCGCGATTTCCAGGTAACGATCGATCGACACCCACTtgctaaacaaacaaaaaaaaaaggcagcaaag gccaTTGCCGACACGCTCGGGTCGAAAACTGA